The DNA sequence TTAGTTGACCACAGGCAACCaaaactgcagaaagtgaaaTCGAAGAGAAGGGCAGACTACTGTTCTCCTCCCAGGGCCAGTTTCCAGCTACCAACATTATGTTACTGGACATGGGGTTAGGGAGAAATATGCAGATCCATGCCACTCTAGAATTCCCGCCATATGGCTATGGTAGAGATAAGTAACCTCAAAAGCACACACAATTGTAAATCCTCCTGAAATAACTGGACAGGGATGAGTTTTGAAcatttattgtctttgttttatttaattagattaattaattaattttttgagacggagccttgctctgcctcccaggctggagtgcagtggcacgatctaggctccctgcaacctcttcctcctgggttcaagcaattctcctgcctcagcctctagagtagctgggatcaaagGTGAGTGCcacctttgtatttttcttttttttttttttgtattttgtatttttagtagagacggggttttgccatgttggccaggctggcctccaactcctgacctcaggtgacccacccacctaggcctctcaaagtgttgggattacaggcgtgagtcactgtgcccggcttgtctcagttttaaatataacttactttatttaattgtaagtgtattggtttaattttttggcaatacaaataataatttatcctcaacttctttttctttttcttttttttttttgagatggagtctcgctctgtcgcccaggctggagtgcagtggcgcgatctcagctcacagcaagctccgcctcccgggttcacgccattctcctgcctcagccttccaagtagctgggactacaggcgcctgccaccacacccagctaattttttgtatttttagtagagacagaatttcactgtgttagccaggatggtcttgatctcctgacctcgtgatccacccgcctcggcctcccaaagtactggaattacaggcatgagcctctgtgcccggcctTATCCCCGACTTTGTTGAGGTATAGTTGACATATGTAATAGTATAAATTTAAGATGTACAATGTGACGATTTGATATAGGtgtatattgtgaaatgattccCAATTTCAAATTAGTTAACAtacccatcacctcacatagttgcCGTTTCTTTGTGTGGTGAGAACGTTTAtgatctattctcttagcaaatttctagTCCACAacacagtattgttaactatagccaTCATGCTGTCCATTAGATCCCCAggacttattcatcttataactgaaagtttgatTTAGTTCTGAGTAATGGCtgtgtttaacaaccagctcacAAGCTTCATGGGAATTTAACAGCTCTTGCGAGCTGTTCTGAGCTGGCTCCAGCATGCCACTGCCCCCAGGAAGTGTGAGGATTCCAGAAGTGAGACCCTGTGATGAAAGGTACAGGGTGAATCACAGGGAGAAGAGAACCTGGGGCTAGAGCAGAAacagaaggcttcctggaggaggtgggatTCAGAGCTGAGTGTTGGAGCATCAGGAGGATttggctgggggaagggagagtggCCCACGTGAGTGAGGAGATGGTTggaggggaggtgggagaaggTGGGAAGCAGGAAGATCGGGGGACCGTGAATATGTGCTTGTATCTTACTCTtgaattatgtttatttctttgtaggtCATTTtgcatgatgttttgaagttCTTGTTCGTATATATCGTTTTTTTGCTTGGATTTGGAGTAGGTAATTGATTTATAAATGATAGTAACTCCCACATTTATAAACACTTTATTCAGATGTCAAAATGACAAAGCACATGGTGGACTCAGCAGCAATTAGACCAGCTACCAGTGGGGCACCTGCCAAGCTTGGCATTTTCCAAGCATTACCTTTTTACTTCTCTCAACAAGTTGATCAAGTGGGAGTCATCGCCCCGATCATAAGATAGCTGAGGCTTAGAGACTCCAGGATTTGAACCAGGCCAGCCACTCATAAACCAGCTTCACCGTGTGGTATACACCTCTGGTTTCCCATTCATTGCTTATGTGGCCCTCACGACCTAAGACAGGTCCTGCAAGTGTTTTCAGCCcgattttacagatggggaaactaaagTCCACAGAAAGTCGACTGATGGTCTTTGCAAAGTAGGAGCAAAGTAATGCCCTGAGGCAACTTCCTTTGGGTTTCACATCATGGTGCTCTCACAGTATGCTTTAGATATAACTGTGAGAGCCTCTCTGGTCTGCTGGGACCAGGAAGGAGCCCCCTCTTAAAATCTCTCCATTTACGACAGAGGGAACAGCACCATCTGGTTGCATTTCTAACCTCTGCATAGAGAGATCGTTTTCCCCCACATAccagttgctttttttcttttcttcagtgaCCATTGACATTTGAAATTAGATAGCTGTGTCCATCTGTCTGGTACCTTTTCTGGGTCacaatttgcttatttatttgctcTTCACTGCTGTGTTAATCCATCGAACTCGCTCATTTAATTGCGCATCCACCGAGAGTCAGCCATCCAGCCATCCACCTCCagccagccatccatccatctattgaTCCAGCCAGGCATCccgccatccatccatccaatttaatcatccatccatcaacccatccatccatcatcagccatccatccatccatccacacatccatcctCCAACATCCAAGCATCCATCATCAACATCCATctaatcatccatccatccatccatccatccatccatccatccatccatccaatcatccatccatccatccatccatccatccatccatccctccctccctccctccatctatccatccaatcatctatctatccatccatctaatccctcatccatccatccatccatccatccatccatccatccatccatccattcatccatccaatcatccatctaatcatccatccatccatccatccatccatccatccatccatccagcagTGAACCTCTACTGTGGTGtgttagaaagaaggaaagtgtgaGCCTGGTCTTGCTCGTGGGGAACTCACAACAGAGCATTAGGAGGAGACTCAGGATCTTACAACCTTGAGGGAGATGACTTAGGCTAGAGGAAGTCAGGAGCTCAAAGACTAGCTGGGGAGTCAGGGACACACACATGGATTATAATTAGCAACTCTGCAAGGCTGGAAGTGATCAAGGGCCGACTGTGGggtagaggaaggagagaagactcTGGGCTTTGTTAGGTGGAAGGGCTTTctgcaggaggccagggcagagaAGTCAGCCTGATGAGGCTTTGGGAGGACCTGAAGCTTGAGATGGGATTTAATGGCCAGAGAAGGAGACAGCAGGCTTGTCGTGTGGGCAAATACATGCAAGCTTGTAGAGTAATTCACCAGGTGGAGAGCATCCTGTTATGTTCCCCTAGCCCTGGCCTCACTGATCGAGAAGTGTCCCAAAGACAATAAGGACTGCAGCTCCTATGGCAGCTTCAGCGACGCGGTGCTGGAACTCTTCAAGCTCACCATCGGCCTGGGTGACCTGAACATCCAGCAGAACTCCAAGTATCCCATTCTCTTTCTGTTCCTGCTCATCACCTACGTCATCCTCACCTTCGTTCTGCTCCTCAACATGCTCATTGCCCTGATGGGCGAGACTGTGGAGAACGTCTCCAAGGAGAGTGAGCGTATCTGGCGCCTGCAGGTGAGTCTAGGTGGAGACCCCAGTGTGGGGGCCTCCATGGAATTCATTTCAGCACATGGTCATTGACTACTGTCAGCACCAGTGGGTCTgtggtggggcctgagaatctgcacaAGCTCCTCAGTGTGTGGCCAGGTTTAAGGAAGCCTTAGCCTAGGTTCTTTGAGTGTAGGGTCTAGGAAGTGTGGCTGTGCAACGGCATGTGTAGAAAAACTCAGGCTTATGGGGGTGCTGTGCTCAGGGTTGACAGTGTGATGGGTGGATGTTGAAGTATGACCTTAGGTTGTATTAAGAGGAGTACAGCGCCTAGGACAATGGAGGTGACAGTTCTGCTCTATTCCATCCTGGCCTGAACACTTCTTACGTGCTGAGGAAACCAATGCATAGGATGGGTCCTGAGGTGGTAACCAGGTTTGGGAGAGGACTGGAGACTGCCTCTTAAGAAATAGTTGTtggcggccgggcatggtggctcacccctgtaatcttagtactttggaaggccgaggcgggtggatcacctgaggtcaagagtttgagaccagcttggccaacctggtgaaacctcatctctactaaaaacacaaaaaccttgccgggtgtggtagtgggtgcctgtaatcccagctactcgggaggctgaggcaggagaattgcttgaacccaggaggtggaggttgcagtgagtcgagatcacgccattgcactccagcctgggtgacagagcaaaaactctgtctcaaaagaagaagaaaaaaagaaatgcttattgaTAAAGGTGAGAGTGCCTTCAGATATCTGCAGAGCAACCTGTGAAAGAGGGAGCAGACCCCTTCTGTggtcccagaaggcagaggtacATGGGGGTACTACAGGGAGAAAAACTTCGATGTGATACATGGAagtttctcattattattataaaaaggccctccttttttttttttttttttttttttgagacagggtcttgctctgtcacccaggctggagtgcgatggcatgatatcagctcactgcaacctctgcctcccaggctcaagcgattctcccacctcagcctcccaaatagctaggattacaggcacgcgccaccatacctgggtcatttttgtattttttgtaaagatggggtttcaccatgttgcccaggctggcctcataCTCGTGAGCTcaaagcgattcacctgcctcagcctcccagagtgctgggattacaggtgtgagccactgtccttGGCCAAGGCCCTCTTAATTGGTTTGTTGATACTGCTCAAGAGAGACTGGAAAAATTATGGCCAGGAAATAGCAGAGAGGTTCCAAGCCTGGGAGCGGGTGGGACTAAATGATGTTTGAATGGTCCTCTGCCATGGGATTCCAGGACCCCAGCACTGTCAGATAGGAAGCTCCTGCGCtttcagaaatattatttatatcatggagtttcgctctgtcacccaggctggagtgcagtggagggatctcggctcactgcagccttcaacccctgggttcaagtgattctcctgcctcagcctcctgagttgctgggattatagacgcctgatgcaggcccagctaatttttgtgttttcagtacagacagggtttcaccatgttggccaggctggcctcgaactcctgacctcaggtgatccaccccgccttggcctcccaaagtgttaggattacaggcatgagccactgcgcctggcttgcTTTTTTGTCTTTGAATTCTGTAGATCAGCCAGACCCTTCTGATCCATTAAGCATGGGGCAAGGGGGGAGTGGGCTCGCTGAcggtgtgtgtgcacttgtgtgtgctTGTGAGTGCGAGTGCTTACTCCTTAGACTTGCTTATGTCCCCAGAGAGCCAGGACCATCTTGGAGTTTGAGAAAATGTTACCAGAATGGCTGAGGAGCAGATTCCGGATGGGAGAGCTGTGCAGAGTGGCTGAGGAGGATTTCCGACTGTGTTTGCGGTAACAAAGGGGGAAGGGCCCTGGGGTGGTGGGCTTTGGGGTGGGTAGAGAGGGGCCGGTCAGTGACAAGATGTTAGAGAAACAGTGCCGCTACTTGCTCACCATAACCACAGCTGCTGTCTCTTCCAGTGGCTTCCTCGGAAGAAGGAATTTGTTTATGGGGTTGTAGGGCCCTGGGATGGGAGTTCCTGAGCtcccaaagagaaagagaaggagactgCCAACAGTGGCTCccctctctgcctttttttttttttttccttttttttctgtttttgagacagagttttgctcttgttgtccgggctggagtacaatggcacgatcttggctcactgcaacctcttcctcctggattcaagcaattctcctgcctcagcctcctgagtagctgggattactggcatgtgccactccacccagctaattttgtatttttagtagaggcagagtttcatcacattggtcaggctggtctcgaactcctgacctcaggtcatccacccaccttggcctcccaaagtgctgggattacaggcgtgagctaccatgcccagcccctctctctgcctttttgAAAGTGCCTCTATGGTCTCTCTCTGTTTGCTATCTGGTTTAGGGAAGATCTGCCTGCTTGACCCTCCTTTTCCTGCTGTTTACCTGTGTGAGTTCCTGTGACCCCAGGTGACTTAAGTCCCATTTTGCCCCTGGCAGATGGAAAGTGACACGGCTACTTTGACAGATCTCtggcttatttgtttatttatttattttttaaaagtccttacTTATTCCATGaccaccttttctttttccctccctccctccctccctcccttcctccctcccttccttccttccttccctccttccttccttccttcctttcctccttccttccttccttcctttcgagttccaggctggagtgcagtggtgcaatctctgctcactgcaacctcggcctccccagttcaagcgattcttatgcctcagcctccccagtagctgggactacaggcacacgccaccacacctggataatttttgtatgtttagtagagacggggtttcatcatgttgtccaggctggtcttgaactcctggcctcaagtgatccacctgccttggcctcccaaagtactgggattacaggcataagccaccgtgcccggttccATGACCACCTTTTCTGATAAGCCCACCTCCTCCTACCCTGACCCAGCTGCCTGAGCCTATGGACCACCTTCTTTGAGTATGACCTTAACCCACTTCTCTAAAACCCCACCCCCTGGAAAGCTTCATTTCTGACTGCAATGATTACCCTAATGAACATTTCTGATGTCGCCACCTTCACTCTAGAGACCTTCTCTGGATGTGAATTTAAGTCACATCAATGCCTGTGGTTGTATTCGAACACCTCAGACGCCACCCACTCTTGTTACGGCATAGACCCTAACCACAGGCTCTTCGTGCCTCCTCAACCCCAGCTACACTTGGAGTTTAATCTTCACACCCTCGCGGCCCGGGCCCTCCCTCTGTCTGTCCCCGCTTCCCCTTGAGCTGTCACCAGTCAGGCACAGCTGCTGTTGTCTGAAGTTGGACCCTTTATACCTGTCTAAGTAACTTACAGGATTTCTGAGTTCCCTACAATGGAAGGAGAACTGATTCTCTGAGGCCTGGGGACATGGAGATGGGGATAGAGTTCAAATTCCAACAACGCTGGTGTGACCACTGGGGTCAGGGGTGCTCCTGATCTCTAGGACAGACAGAAGGGGAGCTGTGTAGACACCAGGACGTCCCAAACCAGGGTTATTTGTTTGCACTCAGTGAGGCACTGGTGAAATAGTAAGAATGATGATGCCACTTGCAGGATCAATGAGGTGAAGTGGACTGAATGGAAGACGCACGTCTCCTTCCTTAACGAAGACCCGGGGCCTGTAAGACGAACAGGTACTGTTGCTGTGAGGTGACATGGTGTCCACTCCTGTCTCAGATCACATAACCTTGGGCAGATCAAATCTAAGGGTCCTGACTTtccccatctgtcaaatgggaggGTTGAATGGAAATGCTTCTTAGGTCTCTTCCAGCTCTTTTAGAACTCTAGTTGGCATGACTTTTAAAATGGTGTAGCCCTAAGCCgtagaaacacacacatgcaggctggttgcagtggctcacgcctgtaatcccagcactttgggaggctgagttgggtgactcacctgagatcaggagtttgagaccagcctggccaacatggcaaaaccccgtctccactaaatatacaaaaattagctgaacgtggtggtgggtgcctataatcccagctactcgggaggctgagtcaggagaattgcttgaacctgggaggtggaggttgcagtgagctgagatcacaccactgcactccagcctgggtgacaagagggaaactccatctcaaaaaaaaaaaaaaaagacaaggaaaaaaaggacaaagaaacaCATTATGCAGAgtgatatatttctaaaatatatattttttaaaaag is a window from the Rhinopithecus roxellana isolate Shanxi Qingling unplaced genomic scaffold, ASM756505v1 contig2320, whole genome shotgun sequence genome containing:
- the LOC115895774 gene encoding transient receptor potential cation channel subfamily V member 3-like — translated: MALGWANMLYYTRGFQSMGMYSVMIQKVILHDVLKFLFVYIVFLLGFGVALASLIEKCPKDNKDCSSYGSFSDAVLELFKLTIGLGDLNIQQNSKYPILFLFLLITYVILTFVLLLNMLIALMGETVENVSKESERIWRLQRARTILEFEKMLPEWLRSRFRMGELCRVAEEDFRLCLRINEVKWTEWKTHVSFLNEDPGPVRRTDFNKIQDSSRNNSKTTLNAFEEIEDFPETSV